In a genomic window of Halostella litorea:
- a CDS encoding electron transfer flavoprotein subunit alpha/FixB family protein, which yields MTDVLAVSEHRRGDLRDVSYEVVTAGRELADETGGDLHVAVIGGDVDAFAEDLNREGVDQLHTVDHGEEFNHGVYAQAVEQLYDATDAGYVVTPNSVNGLDYAPAVANGLDLPVVTDVIDLDASGDGLVATREMYGSKVETTVELDADRAVVTIRGAEWPPAEGAGDAEVTAFDADIDESAVRSTVTGFEEAGGGDVDISEADVLVSVGRGIEEEENIELVQELADALDATLSSSRPIVDNGWLPKNRQVGQSGKVVTPDVYIAIGISGAVQHVAGMKGSDTIVAINTDPNAPIFDLADYGIVDDLFDVVPALIEEFE from the coding sequence ATGACGGACGTCCTCGCCGTCTCCGAGCACCGCCGCGGCGACCTGCGCGACGTGAGCTACGAGGTCGTCACCGCCGGGCGCGAACTCGCCGACGAGACCGGCGGCGACCTCCACGTGGCCGTCATCGGCGGCGACGTCGACGCGTTCGCCGAGGACCTGAACCGCGAGGGCGTCGACCAACTCCACACCGTCGACCACGGCGAGGAGTTCAACCACGGCGTGTACGCCCAGGCCGTCGAACAGCTGTACGACGCGACCGACGCGGGCTACGTCGTGACGCCCAACAGCGTCAACGGCCTCGACTACGCGCCGGCCGTGGCGAACGGCCTCGACCTCCCCGTCGTCACGGACGTCATCGACCTGGACGCCTCGGGCGACGGCCTCGTCGCCACCCGCGAGATGTACGGCTCGAAGGTCGAGACGACGGTCGAACTCGACGCCGACCGCGCGGTCGTCACGATCCGCGGCGCGGAGTGGCCCCCCGCCGAGGGCGCCGGCGACGCCGAGGTGACGGCCTTCGACGCCGACATCGACGAGTCGGCGGTCCGCTCGACGGTCACCGGCTTCGAGGAGGCCGGCGGCGGCGACGTCGACATCAGCGAGGCGGACGTGCTCGTCAGCGTCGGCCGCGGCATCGAGGAGGAGGAGAACATCGAACTCGTTCAGGAACTGGCGGACGCGCTCGACGCGACGCTCTCCTCGTCCCGGCCGATCGTCGACAACGGCTGGCTGCCGAAGAACCGGCAGGTCGGCCAGTCCGGCAAGGTCGTCACCCCCGACGTGTACATCGCCATCGGCATCTCCGGCGCGGTCCAGCACGTCGCCGGGATGAAAGGCAGCGACACCATCGTCGCCATCAACACGGACCCGAACGCCCCCATCTTCGACCTCGCGGACTACGGCATCGTCGACGACCTGTTCGACGTCGTGCCGGCGCTGATCGAAGAGTTCGAGTAG
- a CDS encoding electron transfer flavoprotein subunit beta/FixA family protein, whose product MKVLVTVKEVAEVEDDFEIEGTEIGSQYLAYDLNEWDDYAVEEAVQIAEAGDDVEVVAVTIGPERSEETIRMALAKGADRAVRVWDEALEGVDLLDVGAKVRLLEAVVAEEDPDLVLSGVQAGDDAFGATGVALADEIGFEWAAVVNQLDLDADGGVAHVHRELEGGVDEVTDVELPAVLTIQTGINEPRYASLRGIRQAQSKEIAPKDLDDLGLSAADVESELELTGMYEPETESDATYFEGSPEEEAGQLADMLRDKGVAE is encoded by the coding sequence ATGAAGGTTCTCGTAACGGTCAAGGAGGTCGCCGAAGTCGAGGACGACTTCGAGATAGAGGGGACCGAGATCGGCTCGCAGTACCTAGCGTACGACTTGAACGAGTGGGACGACTACGCCGTCGAGGAGGCGGTCCAGATCGCCGAGGCCGGCGACGACGTGGAGGTCGTCGCGGTCACCATCGGCCCCGAGCGCAGCGAGGAGACGATCCGGATGGCGCTGGCGAAGGGCGCTGACCGCGCGGTCCGGGTGTGGGACGAGGCGCTGGAGGGCGTCGACCTGCTCGACGTCGGCGCGAAGGTCCGCCTGCTCGAAGCCGTCGTCGCGGAGGAGGACCCCGACCTCGTGCTCTCGGGCGTGCAGGCCGGCGACGACGCGTTCGGCGCGACCGGCGTCGCCCTGGCCGACGAGATCGGCTTCGAGTGGGCCGCGGTCGTCAACCAGCTTGACCTCGACGCCGACGGCGGCGTCGCCCACGTCCACCGCGAACTGGAGGGCGGCGTCGACGAGGTGACCGACGTGGAGCTGCCCGCCGTCCTGACGATCCAGACGGGGATCAACGAGCCGCGCTACGCCAGCCTGCGGGGCATCCGACAGGCCCAGAGCAAGGAGATAGCGCCCAAGGACCTCGACGACTTGGGCCTCTCGGCGGCCGACGTGGAGAGCGAGCTCGAGCTGACGGGGATGTACGAGCCCGAAACGGAGAGCGACGCGACGTACTTCGAGGGCAGCCCCGAGGAGGAGGCCGGACAGCTCGCCGACATGCTCCGCGACAAGGGGGTGGCGGAATGA
- a CDS encoding helix-turn-helix transcriptional regulator yields MRLRAAVSFALLVSLVLAPIGAVAAAASSPPADAGPAATPTHDAGPPAAAADPADPETVFRVRITERGHANWTVEFRQHLHNETEIEAFREYRDRIVSGQESPPVTEQTFSEFAEEASAATGRNMTIRNGRYTGRVENDTGIIAFHFTWTDFAAVDGDGDVLVGDAFNGTDGTWLPRLDDGQRLVVEPPEGYIPSTAPRGHENGTFEWNGPYEFDDNEITIVYTPSGPDGNNGGTTTPGTTDPGDDDREEPIPMALLGVGVVALVVAVGTGGYLLARRQTVANGDGIAADAPSSAATAPEADAPPDADGADAAADAEDDAAEDEGIDETLLSDEERVTRLLEENGGRMKQAKIVSETGWSNAKVSQLLSSMDDDDRIDKLRIGRENLITLPDEDVGDID; encoded by the coding sequence ATGCGGTTACGTGCCGCCGTTTCGTTTGCCCTCCTCGTCTCCCTGGTCCTCGCCCCGATCGGTGCGGTCGCAGCGGCAGCGTCGTCGCCGCCCGCCGACGCCGGTCCCGCCGCGACGCCCACCCACGACGCCGGCCCGCCCGCGGCGGCGGCCGACCCCGCGGACCCCGAGACAGTGTTCCGGGTCCGGATCACCGAACGCGGCCACGCCAACTGGACCGTCGAGTTCCGCCAGCACCTCCACAACGAGACCGAAATCGAGGCGTTCCGCGAGTACAGGGACCGGATCGTCTCCGGGCAGGAATCCCCGCCCGTGACCGAACAGACGTTCAGCGAGTTCGCCGAGGAAGCCAGCGCCGCGACCGGCCGCAACATGACGATCCGGAACGGGCGCTACACCGGCCGGGTCGAGAACGACACCGGGATCATCGCGTTTCACTTCACCTGGACCGACTTCGCCGCGGTGGACGGCGACGGCGATGTCCTCGTCGGCGACGCGTTCAACGGCACCGACGGGACGTGGCTCCCCCGACTGGACGACGGGCAGCGCCTCGTCGTCGAACCCCCCGAGGGGTACATCCCGTCGACCGCGCCGCGGGGCCACGAGAACGGGACGTTCGAGTGGAACGGGCCGTACGAGTTCGACGACAACGAGATAACCATCGTCTACACGCCGAGCGGCCCTGACGGGAACAACGGCGGCACCACCACCCCCGGGACGACCGACCCCGGCGACGACGACCGGGAGGAGCCGATCCCGATGGCGCTACTGGGCGTCGGCGTCGTCGCGCTGGTCGTCGCGGTCGGCACCGGCGGCTACCTCCTCGCGCGCCGGCAGACCGTCGCGAATGGGGACGGGATCGCCGCGGACGCCCCCTCGTCGGCAGCGACCGCGCCGGAGGCGGACGCGCCGCCGGACGCCGACGGTGCCGACGCCGCGGCCGACGCGGAGGACGACGCCGCCGAGGACGAGGGGATCGACGAGACGCTGCTCTCCGACGAGGAGCGCGTCACCCGGCTACTGGAGGAGAACGGCGGTCGGATGAAGCAGGCGAAGATCGTCTCCGAGACCGGCTGGTCGAACGCGAAGGTGTCCCAGTTGCTCTCCTCGATGGACGACGACGACCGGATCGACAAGCTCCGGATCGGCCGCGAGAACCTGATCACCCTGCCCGACGAGGACGTCGGCGACATCGACTGA
- a CDS encoding polyprenyl synthetase family protein: protein MEFLERRQSLVEDRLGAVVDGVEPSELEDEVRHVALSGGKRVRPMVTLLACEAAGGDAEDAVDFGVGVELVHNASLVIDDIIDRSDVRRGVDSSWAKYGYGPAIVSSDGLLGEAFALFSASPAAMQVVAEAMVELGEGEATELVAKPTNEAEYMELARRKTGALFRAAAELGAIAADADPFAVEAFGEYAERVGVAFQIRDDVLDATADAEDLGKPTGLDAEMDRPSVVQVTDLTPEEANERAREEADRALAALDRVDTEDTQAREYLRDLARFVVVRER, encoded by the coding sequence ATGGAGTTCCTCGAACGCCGGCAGTCGCTCGTCGAGGACCGCCTCGGCGCGGTCGTCGACGGGGTCGAGCCGTCGGAGCTCGAAGACGAGGTCCGCCACGTCGCGCTGTCGGGGGGCAAGCGCGTGCGGCCGATGGTGACGCTGCTCGCCTGCGAGGCCGCGGGCGGCGACGCCGAGGACGCCGTCGACTTCGGCGTCGGCGTCGAACTGGTGCACAACGCCTCGCTCGTGATCGACGACATCATCGACCGGTCGGACGTCCGCCGCGGCGTCGACAGCTCGTGGGCGAAGTACGGCTACGGGCCCGCGATCGTCTCCAGCGACGGCCTGCTCGGCGAGGCGTTCGCGCTGTTCTCGGCCAGCCCGGCCGCGATGCAGGTGGTCGCCGAGGCGATGGTCGAACTCGGCGAGGGCGAGGCGACCGAACTCGTCGCGAAGCCGACCAACGAGGCGGAGTACATGGAGCTAGCCCGCCGGAAGACGGGGGCGCTGTTCCGGGCGGCCGCCGAACTCGGGGCTATCGCCGCCGACGCCGACCCCTTCGCCGTCGAGGCGTTCGGCGAGTACGCCGAGCGCGTCGGCGTCGCCTTCCAGATCCGCGACGACGTGCTGGACGCGACCGCCGACGCGGAGGACCTCGGGAAGCCGACCGGGCTGGACGCGGAGATGGACCGCCCGTCGGTCGTGCAGGTGACCGACCTGACGCCCGAGGAGGCAAACGAGCGCGCCCGCGAGGAGGCCGACCGCGCGCTGGCGGCGCTGGACCGGGTCGACACCGAGGACACGCAGGCCCGGGAGTACCTGCGGGACCTGGCGAGGTTCGTCGTCGTCCGGGAGCGGTGA
- a CDS encoding FAD-dependent oxidoreductase: MSSTDVLVVGGGATGVGIARDLAMRGVDATLVERNGLNGGTTGRSHGLLHSGARYAENDPEGARECIRENRVLREIAPHCLGGDGGYFVSLADDDPDYFDEKVAACRDLDIPVDVLGADAAREAVPDLAADAERVAAVPDRVIHPSALVAATAADAREHGATIRPHAPVTDLLVEGGAVAGATVETGAGTETVRADHVVNATGAWAGELAAMAGVEVAMRPARGVMVAVDYPGLPVVLNRCRPPADGDIVVPHDGQAVLGTTSVDVADPDDYPREDWEVERCVEECARLLPPVADAAVERTWWGVRPLYGPDEDERPGGRGISRGFFVLDHADRDGVPGFTTVVGGKLTTHREMAEAVADRVCGRLGVDAACRTADEPLPFRDDPAELAAAVDEFDAAAPSDADVVGR, encoded by the coding sequence ATGAGTTCCACCGACGTGCTCGTCGTGGGCGGCGGCGCTACTGGGGTCGGGATCGCTCGCGACCTCGCGATGCGGGGCGTCGACGCGACGCTGGTCGAGCGGAACGGCCTGAACGGCGGGACGACCGGGCGCTCGCACGGCCTGCTCCACAGCGGCGCGCGCTACGCCGAGAACGACCCCGAGGGCGCACGCGAGTGCATCCGTGAGAACCGGGTGCTCCGGGAGATAGCGCCCCACTGCCTCGGCGGCGACGGCGGCTACTTCGTCTCGCTGGCCGACGACGACCCGGACTACTTCGACGAGAAGGTCGCGGCGTGCCGGGACCTGGATATCCCAGTCGACGTGCTCGGCGCCGACGCCGCGCGGGAGGCGGTTCCCGACCTGGCGGCCGACGCCGAGCGCGTCGCGGCGGTGCCCGACCGGGTGATCCACCCCTCCGCGCTCGTCGCCGCGACGGCGGCCGACGCCCGGGAGCACGGCGCGACGATCCGACCGCACGCGCCGGTGACGGACCTGCTCGTCGAGGGCGGCGCGGTCGCGGGCGCGACCGTCGAGACCGGAGCCGGCACGGAGACGGTCCGCGCGGACCACGTCGTCAACGCCACGGGCGCGTGGGCCGGCGAACTCGCGGCGATGGCGGGGGTCGAGGTGGCGATGCGGCCCGCCCGCGGCGTGATGGTCGCCGTCGACTACCCGGGCCTGCCGGTCGTCCTCAATCGCTGCCGGCCGCCCGCGGACGGCGACATCGTCGTCCCCCACGACGGCCAGGCCGTGCTCGGGACGACCAGCGTCGACGTGGCCGACCCGGACGACTACCCCCGGGAGGACTGGGAGGTCGAGCGCTGCGTCGAGGAGTGCGCCCGTCTGCTCCCGCCGGTCGCCGACGCCGCCGTCGAGCGCACCTGGTGGGGCGTCCGCCCGCTGTACGGCCCCGACGAGGACGAGCGGCCGGGCGGCCGCGGCATCTCGCGGGGCTTTTTCGTCTTGGACCACGCCGACCGCGACGGCGTCCCCGGCTTCACCACCGTCGTCGGCGGAAAGCTCACCACCCACCGCGAGATGGCCGAGGCGGTGGCCGACCGCGTCTGCGGCCGCCTCGGCGTCGACGCCGCCTGTCGAACCGCCGACGAGCCGTTGCCGTTCCGCGACGACCCCGCGGAACTGGCCGCCGCGGTCGACGAGTTCGACGCGGCTGCGCCGTCGGACGCGGACGTCGTGGGACGATAG